From a region of the Fischerella sp. JS2 genome:
- a CDS encoding universal stress protein, which yields MLMRLQDALNRDELIEQMLLHCNPITSFSEQVQFTKPINFIVGYNSSPNSHTALDISLLIAHQTRLATKSHVIVQAVYVLEEYQTNDFFDVLPTQDFQTSELCEQIPAYCPISLPSKNVQTPVLTQTNKFAQAERILWQARCLAEEWQSYFKAHLRFGCVADELEKVVASEAATVLFLGCKSAKHPIVQKLGSNFPCAIIGIPTSIDEE from the coding sequence ATGTTAATGCGTTTGCAAGACGCGCTCAATAGAGATGAGTTAATTGAGCAAATGTTATTGCACTGTAACCCAATCACATCTTTTTCAGAACAAGTTCAATTCACAAAACCAATCAACTTCATAGTTGGTTATAACAGTTCTCCCAACAGTCATACTGCGTTGGATATTAGTTTATTGATTGCTCATCAAACACGCTTAGCAACAAAATCACATGTTATAGTTCAAGCTGTCTACGTGTTAGAAGAATACCAAACCAATGATTTTTTTGATGTTTTGCCAACACAGGATTTTCAAACTAGTGAATTATGTGAGCAGATTCCAGCATATTGCCCGATCAGTTTACCATCAAAAAATGTTCAAACTCCCGTCTTAACTCAAACAAATAAGTTTGCACAAGCAGAACGTATATTATGGCAAGCACGTTGTCTGGCTGAAGAATGGCAGAGTTATTTTAAAGCTCACCTGCGGTTTGGTTGTGTTGCTGATGAACTAGAGAAAGTAGTTGCATCAGAAGCCGCAACTGTGCTGTTTCTAGGTTGTAAATCAGCCAAACATCCGATTGTGCAAAAACTTGGTTCCAATTTTCCTTGTGCGATCATAGGCATACCTACTAGTATTGATGAAGAATGA
- a CDS encoding amino acid ABC transporter substrate-binding protein, producing MYKKLAITTLSLLLTTFTPAVAKAETVMGKLARTGVLTAGTSKDAIPFAYTNNQGQLVGYSVDMLNLIKEQLEKELGRKIRLQLVTVTPGERIPKILNGQLDIVCDASSFTWERDKKVDFSLSYGATGTQLLVKKGSNLGSPESLIGKRIGVLSQTTNELALKRVQPQAKLVFLKDRAEGYTALQQGKIDAFAADSILLEGWLGTTKNPDTFQVVPDRPYSREGIACMVPENNSRFLDSVNYTLYKFMQGFVDGEKRYTTIFDRWFGSNGVVFLNNDLRDLAIETMQIVIESREEISQ from the coding sequence ATGTATAAAAAACTGGCAATAACTACCTTGAGTCTCTTATTAACAACATTCACACCTGCCGTTGCCAAAGCAGAAACGGTGATGGGAAAATTAGCACGGACAGGAGTACTGACAGCAGGCACAAGCAAAGATGCGATACCTTTTGCCTATACCAATAATCAGGGACAATTGGTTGGTTATTCCGTAGATATGTTGAATCTGATTAAAGAACAATTAGAAAAAGAACTGGGAAGGAAAATTCGATTGCAATTGGTAACAGTGACACCAGGAGAACGGATTCCAAAAATTCTGAATGGACAACTTGATATTGTTTGTGATGCGAGTAGTTTTACTTGGGAACGGGATAAAAAAGTAGATTTTTCACTTAGTTATGGTGCTACAGGTACTCAATTATTAGTCAAAAAGGGAAGCAATTTAGGTTCTCCTGAGTCTTTAATTGGTAAACGTATTGGTGTACTTAGTCAAACTACCAACGAATTAGCACTCAAGCGAGTACAACCCCAAGCTAAGCTAGTCTTCTTAAAAGATCGGGCAGAAGGATATACTGCATTGCAACAGGGGAAAATAGATGCTTTTGCAGCAGATAGCATCTTGTTAGAAGGGTGGTTAGGAACAACGAAAAACCCAGATACTTTTCAAGTAGTACCCGATCGCCCTTACTCTAGAGAAGGGATTGCATGTATGGTTCCTGAGAATAATTCCAGATTCCTCGACTCAGTTAACTATACTCTCTACAAATTCATGCAAGGATTTGTGGATGGTGAGAAACGATATACCACTATCTTTGATCGCTGGTTTGGTTCCAATGGTGTGGTTTTTCTGAACAATGATTTACGCGATTTAGCAATTGAAACCATGCAAATAGTGATTGAATCTCGCGAAGAGATTTCTCAATAG
- a CDS encoding heavy metal translocating P-type ATPase, translated as MLYPERLHQLTKEHADAVAALVCGLFLFCGWFALHLGFLGWALLLLPIAYVIGGYESAREGLTTLIEEKELDVDLLMIVAALGAAGLGLWRREYYLIIDGAILILIFAISGALEGYAMQRTERSIRSLMSLTQDTARVVRWEKEEVIPVKQLQVGDEIIVKPGELIPTDAVIVEGYSTLNQAAITGESLPVEKTVGDEVFAGTLNGYGALKLKLHQQPESSLIQRVIRLVQQAQTETPPSQQFIERFERGYALVIVVAGVLLLVLPPLLGNWDWETAIYRALTFLVVASPCALMAAIMPTLLSGIANGAKQGILFKNGAQLEMIGKVRAIAFDKTGTLTTGLLEVCEVIPTSEYTKDDVLKAAASVESRSEHPLGQAIVKAATNVDWQAAIEVQAFPGQGIVGIVNNQEVIAGKDDFVKKYVTDLPKNLIEIATNLELQGKTVVWIAQKRWGDGEIGRWGDGELGAPTPLGEWGLGAMERWGDGEIGRLGERFHPTIPLQQYQVLGIIAIADTVRSQAAETISGLKKLGIEQIVMLTGDNQKTAESVARELGVDRVYAELLPEDKLHVIRRLQQEYKTVAMIGDGINDAPALAQASVGIAMGTAGSDVALETADIVLMADRLEKIAAAILLGKRTQAIVKQNITIALGFIILLLIANFLGGINLPIGVVGHEGSTVLVTLSGLRLLKN; from the coding sequence ATGCTTTATCCAGAACGGTTGCATCAATTGACCAAAGAACATGCAGATGCGGTAGCAGCCCTTGTGTGTGGGTTGTTTTTATTTTGTGGATGGTTTGCTTTGCACCTTGGCTTTTTGGGATGGGCGTTGCTGCTGCTACCCATAGCTTATGTGATTGGTGGCTACGAAAGCGCCCGCGAGGGATTGACAACCCTGATCGAAGAAAAAGAACTGGATGTAGATTTGCTGATGATTGTGGCGGCACTTGGTGCTGCTGGGCTTGGTTTATGGCGTAGAGAGTATTACTTAATTATTGATGGGGCTATTTTGATTCTCATCTTTGCAATTAGTGGTGCTTTAGAAGGTTATGCTATGCAGCGAACTGAACGGAGTATCCGCAGTTTGATGAGTTTAACGCAAGACACAGCTAGGGTTGTGCGTTGGGAAAAAGAAGAGGTTATTCCCGTTAAACAGTTGCAAGTAGGAGATGAAATCATTGTCAAGCCAGGAGAATTAATTCCCACAGATGCAGTGATTGTGGAAGGTTACAGCACTCTCAACCAAGCTGCAATTACGGGCGAGTCTTTACCTGTGGAGAAGACGGTGGGTGATGAAGTATTTGCAGGTACGTTAAACGGGTATGGGGCGTTGAAGTTAAAGCTGCATCAACAACCAGAAAGTAGTTTGATTCAACGCGTAATTCGTTTGGTACAGCAAGCCCAAACAGAAACGCCTCCTTCTCAACAATTTATTGAACGATTTGAACGAGGCTACGCGCTGGTAATTGTGGTAGCTGGAGTACTGCTGTTAGTTTTGCCGCCTTTACTTGGGAATTGGGATTGGGAAACGGCGATTTATCGGGCTTTAACTTTTTTGGTGGTGGCTTCTCCCTGCGCGTTGATGGCTGCAATTATGCCAACACTGCTTTCGGGAATTGCCAATGGTGCAAAACAGGGGATCTTGTTTAAAAATGGCGCGCAATTGGAAATGATAGGGAAAGTACGAGCGATCGCTTTTGATAAAACAGGTACTCTCACAACAGGACTCTTAGAAGTATGTGAAGTAATTCCTACTAGTGAATATACAAAAGATGATGTATTAAAAGCTGCTGCTTCTGTAGAATCACGTTCCGAACATCCTCTAGGACAGGCAATTGTGAAAGCAGCAACAAACGTAGATTGGCAAGCGGCAATAGAGGTACAAGCTTTCCCTGGACAGGGAATTGTAGGTATTGTTAATAACCAGGAAGTAATAGCTGGAAAAGATGATTTTGTCAAAAAATATGTTACAGATTTACCGAAAAATTTAATTGAGATTGCTACAAATTTAGAGTTACAAGGGAAAACAGTTGTTTGGATAGCACAAAAAAGATGGGGAGATGGGGAGATTGGGAGATGGGGAGATGGGGAACTCGGGGCCCCCACTCCCTTGGGGGAGTGGGGATTAGGGGCAATGGAGAGATGGGGAGATGGGGAGATTGGGAGATTGGGAGAAAGATTTCACCCCACTATCCCACTACAGCAATATCAAGTACTAGGTATAATTGCTATTGCCGATACAGTGCGATCGCAAGCAGCAGAAACTATTTCTGGTCTGAAAAAATTGGGAATTGAGCAAATAGTCATGTTGACTGGAGATAACCAAAAGACTGCTGAAAGTGTAGCGCGGGAGTTGGGAGTAGATCGAGTATATGCAGAGTTACTACCAGAAGATAAACTGCATGTAATTCGCCGTTTGCAGCAAGAGTATAAAACAGTGGCAATGATAGGTGATGGTATTAATGATGCACCAGCCCTAGCCCAAGCATCTGTAGGTATTGCAATGGGTACAGCAGGAAGTGATGTAGCATTAGAAACTGCTGATATTGTTTTAATGGCAGATAGATTAGAAAAAATCGCAGCAGCTATACTCTTAGGTAAAAGAACACAAGCAATAGTAAAGCAGAATATCACTATTGCTTTAGGATTTATTATTTTATTGTTGATTGCTAATTTCTTAGGTGGAATTAACTTACCTATCGGCGTTGTAGGACACGAAGGATCTACTGTGTTAGTTACCCTGAGTGGTTTACGATTGTTGAAAAATTGA
- a CDS encoding pentapeptide repeat-containing protein — translation MTSRQISLKTIAPIVVAVVAIVAGLYLFKLQPSSKTDTTAGSNSKTLVPPELWRDTQLQTTLAQASSRTEWVSSLALSTDGKTLISGSDDKTIKIWNLETGKLQNTLSGHNAAVNSVAISPDGKQIVSGSDDKTVKLWDLSSAKELHSFAENSGEIKFVGFSADGKTLISVSDEKKSDKDDKTNKTIKIWDVNSFKKLETFSGGTGTVNAVAFNPKTQILAIGSNNANTIDLWYLANKKLVNTVTTQSPKVVAVALSPDGTTLAASGNYGVVELWNLDLEKLKLPIASLDPQQRKSLSGNSGTVEAIAFSPDGKTLFTGSRDLTVKTWNVNNGELVRILKNSAWVEAVNVTPDGKTLITATALGEINLWRPSSQVYALRKEVAENISKLLSTRSCKECDLSGADLSNLSLNDVDLRWANLSGANLSNTNLSGANLENSILFAANLERTNLTKAKLEGANLAKAKLTATIMPDGKVTQEQTKQENSASAEAVKQ, via the coding sequence ATGACTTCTAGGCAAATATCCTTAAAGACTATAGCGCCAATAGTAGTTGCAGTAGTTGCGATCGTAGCTGGGTTGTATCTGTTTAAATTGCAACCATCATCAAAAACAGACACAACGGCAGGTTCTAATTCCAAAACTCTTGTACCGCCAGAACTTTGGCGCGATACTCAACTGCAAACTACTCTTGCACAAGCTTCTAGTCGCACTGAGTGGGTTAGTTCTTTGGCACTCAGCACAGATGGCAAAACCCTGATTAGCGGTAGCGATGATAAAACTATTAAAATCTGGAATTTAGAAACTGGTAAGCTACAAAATACTCTTTCTGGTCATAATGCTGCTGTTAATTCTGTAGCAATTAGTCCTGATGGCAAACAAATTGTTAGTGGTAGTGATGATAAAACTGTTAAACTTTGGGATTTAAGTTCAGCTAAAGAGTTACATTCTTTTGCTGAGAATTCTGGTGAAATCAAGTTTGTTGGTTTTAGTGCAGATGGTAAAACTCTCATCAGTGTTAGTGATGAGAAAAAATCTGACAAAGATGACAAAACTAATAAAACTATTAAAATTTGGGATGTTAATTCTTTTAAAAAACTTGAGACTTTCAGTGGTGGTACAGGGACAGTAAATGCTGTTGCTTTTAACCCTAAAACCCAAATTCTGGCTATTGGTAGTAATAATGCTAATACTATCGATTTGTGGTATTTAGCAAATAAAAAGTTAGTAAATACTGTGACAACACAATCACCTAAAGTTGTGGCTGTGGCACTCAGTCCAGATGGTACAACCTTAGCAGCTAGCGGTAATTACGGTGTGGTTGAACTTTGGAATCTTGACTTGGAAAAATTAAAGTTACCTATTGCTAGTTTAGATCCTCAACAAAGGAAAAGTCTTTCTGGCAATTCTGGTACTGTGGAAGCGATCGCCTTTAGTCCAGATGGTAAGACATTATTTACTGGTTCGCGGGATCTCACCGTCAAAACATGGAATGTCAACAATGGTGAGTTAGTTCGGATTCTTAAAAATAGTGCTTGGGTAGAAGCTGTTAACGTCACACCTGATGGCAAAACTCTTATCACTGCTACAGCGCTAGGTGAAATTAATTTATGGCGTCCTTCTAGTCAAGTATATGCACTTAGAAAAGAAGTTGCAGAAAATATAAGTAAATTGTTGTCGACTAGAAGCTGTAAAGAATGCGATCTGAGCGGTGCGGATCTAAGTAATTTAAGTTTAAATGATGTAGATTTACGTTGGGCAAATCTGAGCGGTGCTAACTTAAGTAATACAAATCTCAGTGGTGCGAATTTAGAAAATAGTATTCTGTTTGCAGCTAATTTAGAGCGTACAAATTTAACTAAAGCTAAACTTGAAGGTGCAAATTTAGCAAAAGCAAAATTAACTGCTACTATTATGCCTGATGGCAAAGTTACCCAGGAGCAAACCAAGCAGGAAAATAGTGCATCTGCTGAGGCAGTTAAACAGTAA
- a CDS encoding exonuclease SbcCD subunit D: MIKILHLSDIHMGSGFSHGRINPDTGLNTRLEDFVKTLSHCINQALTQGVDLVIFGGDAFPDATPPPYVQEAFAGQFRRLVDAQIPTVLLVGNHDQHSQGQGGASLCIYRTLGVPGIVVGDTLTTHRIQTRNGLVQVITLPWLTRSTLMTRQETEGLSLSEVHQLLIERLQVVLEAEIRRLDPNIPTILLGHLMADNASLGAERFLAVGKGFLIPLSMLVRPCFDYVGLGHVHRHQNLNKSNNPPVVYPGSIERVDFSEEKEDKGYVMVELERGSVKWEFCPLPARIFHTIEVDVSKAEDPQAAIMKVIAKYNIEDAVIRLIYKLRSEQLDLIDNAALHKILTLAHTYTIQPELVSQLARPRVPELSASSSIDPIEALKTYLNNREDLKDIATSMLEAAHKLLAADEENWVEPNSVEENTKQINQIKLDNAQHQLRLL, encoded by the coding sequence ATGATTAAAATCCTCCATCTTTCAGACATCCACATGGGAAGCGGTTTCTCCCACGGACGTATTAATCCAGATACAGGTTTAAATACACGGTTGGAGGATTTTGTCAAGACTTTATCTCATTGTATAAACCAAGCGCTAACACAGGGTGTGGATTTGGTCATTTTCGGTGGTGATGCTTTTCCTGATGCGACACCACCGCCTTATGTGCAAGAGGCTTTTGCTGGTCAGTTTCGTCGTCTTGTCGATGCCCAGATTCCCACTGTCTTGTTAGTAGGTAATCATGACCAACATTCCCAAGGGCAGGGGGGAGCAAGTTTATGTATTTACCGCACATTAGGTGTGCCAGGAATTGTAGTAGGTGATACTTTAACTACTCACCGTATTCAAACCCGTAATGGGCTTGTACAAGTCATTACTTTACCTTGGTTGACTCGTTCTACGTTGATGACTCGCCAGGAAACTGAAGGTTTATCTTTAAGCGAAGTCCATCAACTCCTCATTGAACGTCTGCAAGTTGTTTTAGAAGCAGAAATTCGCCGTCTTGACCCGAATATACCAACAATTCTTTTGGGTCACTTGATGGCAGATAATGCTAGTTTGGGAGCTGAGCGCTTTTTGGCAGTTGGTAAAGGCTTTCTCATTCCTTTATCCATGCTGGTGCGACCTTGCTTTGATTATGTAGGTTTAGGACATGTCCACCGCCACCAGAACTTGAATAAATCAAATAATCCACCAGTGGTTTACCCAGGAAGTATTGAACGGGTGGACTTTAGTGAAGAAAAAGAAGATAAAGGCTACGTAATGGTTGAGTTAGAACGTGGTAGTGTTAAGTGGGAATTTTGCCCTTTACCTGCACGGATTTTCCACACTATTGAGGTGGATGTATCAAAGGCAGAAGATCCACAAGCCGCAATTATGAAAGTGATCGCCAAGTATAATATTGAAGATGCAGTCATCAGACTAATTTACAAACTTCGTTCCGAACAGTTAGATTTAATTGATAACGCTGCACTCCACAAAATATTAACTCTAGCTCACACCTACACTATTCAACCAGAATTAGTGAGTCAATTAGCTAGACCGCGCGTCCCGGAATTAAGCGCTAGTAGTAGCATTGATCCTATAGAAGCACTAAAAACCTATCTAAACAATCGTGAAGATTTAAAAGATATAGCAACATCTATGCTGGAAGCAGCGCATAAATTACTAGCTGCGGACGAAGAAAACTGGGTAGAACCCAATTCAGTGGAAGAAAACACCAAGCAAATAAATCAGATAAAACTAGACAACGCACAGCATCAGTTACGATTACTTTGA
- the cysH gene encoding phosphoadenosine phosphosulfate reductase — MTISTVSRNQTANLDLDQLNQKYENAHPSEILAWSVENIPTGLVQTSAFNVDDMLITDILYRELKHPVPVIFLDTLFHFRESLELVEKAKLVYDLDLKVYKILDVDSREAFAAKYGDELWDKDIAKFHHLTKIEPLQRGLAELNTVAWITGRRRDQAVTRANMPIFEIDGNGRVKINPLANWTRKQTWGYVAEHGVIYNPLHDKGYPSIGDEPITTPVGEGEDERAGRWRGFGKTECGIHI, encoded by the coding sequence ATGACCATTTCCACAGTATCTAGGAACCAAACCGCCAATTTAGACTTGGATCAATTGAATCAGAAGTATGAGAATGCTCATCCAAGCGAAATATTGGCATGGTCTGTCGAGAATATTCCCACAGGATTGGTACAAACCAGTGCTTTTAATGTTGATGACATGCTGATCACAGATATTTTATACCGTGAACTCAAGCATCCAGTACCTGTGATATTTCTCGACACCCTGTTTCACTTCCGGGAATCTTTGGAATTGGTGGAAAAAGCCAAACTAGTTTACGACCTAGATTTGAAAGTTTACAAAATCCTTGATGTAGATTCTCGTGAAGCTTTTGCAGCCAAATATGGTGATGAACTCTGGGATAAAGATATTGCTAAATTTCACCACCTCACCAAAATTGAACCTTTGCAAAGAGGTTTAGCAGAACTGAATACTGTTGCTTGGATTACCGGACGCCGTCGTGACCAGGCTGTGACTCGTGCAAATATGCCCATATTTGAAATTGACGGTAATGGTCGGGTGAAAATCAATCCCCTAGCCAATTGGACACGTAAACAAACTTGGGGTTACGTTGCTGAACATGGGGTAATTTACAATCCTCTCCATGACAAAGGTTATCCCAGTATTGGCGATGAACCAATCACAACCCCAGTCGGTGAAGGTGAAGACGAACGCGCTGGACGCTGGCGTGGTTTTGGTAAGACTGAGTGTGGAATTCATATTTAA
- a CDS encoding amino acid adenylation domain-containing protein: protein MKIESQQLFPSSKFNPYTLNYDKKHHSQIDDTKYLCIHQMFEAQVEKSPDMVAVALADTPSLDKLTYRQLNQRANQLGHHLRNLGVGPEVLVGVCMDRSLEMIVALLGVLKAGGAYVPLDPAYPPERLAFILEDTKTPVMLTQTKLLGDLPASEAQVICLDSEWELIAQNNPDNLENWTTPENLIYVIYTSGSAGQPKGVMIPHRGISNQLHWRQTSFGLTDTDKVLQTISFSFDPSVWQIFWPLCFGAKLILPRPGGHQDSAYLIKTIGEQQITVLAMVPSMLRILLEEKGIESCQCLKHITCGGEALPVELIERFFARLNLDNVLYNCYGPTEASIDATYWKCQRNTIYVTAPIGCAIANTNIYILDSDLQPVPVGEPGELYIGGMGLARGYLNRPELTAQKFILNPLNSSERLYKTGDLARYLSDGNIEFLGRIDHQVKIRGFRIELPEIETKLSQHPGVQTSVVMAREDIPGAQRLVAYIVPSGEQAVTIGELRNFLKQTLPDYMLPSAFMILDSLPLTPNGKVDRRALPAPDQNRSQMVKNFATPRDNVESQLAEIWEEVLGIQPVGVTDNFFDLGGHSLVALRLLGKIEQKFVKSLPLSVFLQAPTIEQLAKILQQEESQALWQPLIPIQTHGDKPPLFCVHGADGNVLVFHNLARYLDVDQPVYALQPHGLDGKKPLQTKIEDMASEYIKGIRTVQPKGPYLLAGFSAGGVITFEMAQQLLAQGEKVAFLGLFDTSSPTYFHKLSFHQWISRHWNNFLQIEPKQKFNYLFMGVQQRLQKIGEIGNSFSVGSVEEKSPPVVPLEQKINSTEVAFFETQRRAVRDYHPQPYSGKITLFRSQEQIWWVGSDRNLGWGGIAEVEIHSIPGGHDNIVRANVKFLGEKLSGCLHSCCQECKKPTHN, encoded by the coding sequence ATGAAAATTGAAAGCCAGCAATTATTCCCAAGTTCTAAATTTAATCCATATACTCTGAATTATGACAAAAAGCATCACAGCCAAATAGATGACACCAAATATTTGTGTATTCATCAAATGTTTGAAGCACAGGTAGAAAAATCTCCAGATATGGTTGCAGTGGCGTTAGCAGACACTCCTAGCCTAGACAAACTAACTTACAGGCAATTAAATCAACGAGCAAATCAGCTAGGTCATCACCTACGTAATTTAGGAGTTGGGCCTGAGGTTTTAGTAGGTGTTTGTATGGATCGTTCCTTGGAGATGATAGTGGCATTACTGGGAGTTCTCAAAGCTGGTGGGGCTTATGTACCCTTAGATCCGGCATATCCTCCAGAACGGTTAGCTTTTATTTTGGAAGATACCAAAACACCAGTGATGCTAACGCAGACAAAATTGTTAGGGGACCTACCAGCTAGTGAAGCGCAGGTAATTTGTTTGGACTCAGAATGGGAACTCATTGCTCAGAATAACCCAGACAATCTTGAGAATTGGACAACGCCAGAGAATCTGATCTACGTTATTTACACCTCTGGTTCTGCAGGACAACCAAAGGGTGTAATGATTCCCCATCGTGGTATTAGTAATCAATTACACTGGCGACAAACAAGTTTTGGACTAACCGATACAGATAAGGTTTTGCAAACTATATCTTTTAGCTTTGACCCTTCTGTTTGGCAAATATTCTGGCCGTTATGCTTTGGAGCCAAGTTGATATTACCTCGTCCGGGTGGACACCAGGATAGTGCTTATTTGATCAAAACTATTGGCGAACAACAGATAACTGTTTTAGCAATGGTTCCTTCGATGCTGCGTATATTGCTGGAAGAGAAAGGAATTGAAAGTTGTCAATGTCTGAAGCACATTACCTGTGGTGGTGAAGCTTTACCAGTCGAACTCATAGAACGCTTCTTTGCCCGTCTGAACTTAGATAATGTTCTGTATAACTGCTATGGGCCTACAGAAGCTTCTATTGATGCTACCTACTGGAAGTGTCAACGCAACACTATTTATGTGACTGCTCCCATTGGTTGTGCGATCGCCAACACCAATATTTACATCCTAGACTCTGATTTGCAACCTGTACCTGTTGGGGAACCTGGCGAACTTTATATCGGTGGTATGGGTTTGGCGCGGGGTTATCTCAACCGTCCGGAACTAACAGCACAGAAGTTTATTCTCAACCCTCTGAATTCATCTGAACGCCTTTACAAAACAGGAGACTTGGCGCGTTACTTAAGTGACGGTAACATCGAATTCCTTGGTCGCATTGACCACCAAGTCAAGATTCGCGGCTTCCGCATTGAGTTACCAGAAATCGAGACAAAGCTTTCGCAACACCCTGGTGTACAAACAAGCGTAGTTATGGCCCGTGAGGATATTCCGGGTGCTCAGCGCTTAGTTGCTTACATTGTCCCTAGTGGGGAACAAGCAGTCACTATTGGTGAACTCCGCAACTTCCTCAAACAAACACTACCAGATTACATGCTGCCATCGGCGTTTATGATCCTAGATTCCCTACCTCTAACACCGAATGGTAAAGTAGACCGTCGTGCCTTACCAGCACCAGATCAGAATCGCTCCCAGATGGTAAAAAACTTTGCCACACCACGAGATAATGTAGAATCGCAGCTAGCAGAGATTTGGGAAGAAGTTTTAGGCATTCAGCCTGTAGGTGTTACAGACAATTTCTTCGATTTGGGCGGTCATTCGTTGGTTGCTTTGCGCTTGTTAGGAAAAATCGAACAGAAATTTGTCAAAAGTCTGCCTTTATCAGTATTCTTGCAAGCACCAACAATAGAACAACTAGCTAAAATTCTCCAGCAGGAAGAATCACAAGCCCTTTGGCAACCACTTATCCCAATTCAAACTCATGGTGATAAGCCACCCCTATTCTGCGTACACGGTGCTGATGGTAATGTTCTTGTCTTCCACAACTTAGCCCGTTATTTAGATGTAGACCAGCCAGTTTATGCATTACAACCCCACGGACTAGATGGTAAAAAACCTTTGCAAACCAAAATAGAGGATATGGCATCTGAATACATTAAAGGTATTCGTACTGTCCAACCAAAGGGGCCTTATTTGCTAGCTGGCTTTTCTGCTGGAGGTGTGATCACCTTTGAAATGGCACAACAACTGTTAGCCCAAGGGGAGAAAGTGGCGTTTTTAGGGTTATTTGACACCTCTAGCCCTACATATTTTCATAAATTGTCATTCCATCAATGGATTTCTCGTCATTGGAATAATTTTTTACAAATCGAACCAAAACAGAAATTTAACTACTTATTTATGGGGGTGCAGCAGCGCCTGCAAAAGATTGGGGAGATAGGCAATAGCTTCAGCGTAGGTAGTGTTGAAGAAAAATCACCACCTGTTGTACCTCTAGAACAAAAGATAAATTCAACAGAAGTTGCTTTTTTTGAAACTCAACGACGAGCTGTCAGAGACTATCACCCACAACCATACTCAGGCAAGATCACCCTTTTCCGGAGCCAAGAACAGATTTGGTGGGTTGGAAGCGATCGCAATTTAGGTTGGGGGGGAATAGCTGAAGTGGAGATTCATTCCATCCCTGGTGGTCATGACAATATTGTCAGAGCTAATGTAAAGTTTTTGGGGGAAAAATTGAGCGGCTGTTTGCATTCATGCTGTCAAGAATGTAAAAAGCCCACTCATAACTGA
- a CDS encoding DUF6875 domain-containing protein codes for MQLYTPIEIDTIQQDIQYLVEVKEWVKNFLAKPHPDLGRRGAVCPFVPQSLKSNSIRIAVIHAKNLQPQQIEEIVKNYRDKFLEMEPRDREAAINKAFLLIFPDIALEDAATLIDGVQQKLKPVFVEQGLMIGEFHKLTETRGLHNPNFYPLRSPVPLLAIRFMVESDLPFLVNADNLHLRIRYLEAYLRHFETQMKDETKLKTAYQALILAREALAKENLADLDSEFLVV; via the coding sequence ATGCAGCTTTATACACCAATTGAAATTGATACAATTCAGCAAGACATTCAGTATTTAGTTGAAGTTAAAGAGTGGGTGAAAAATTTTTTGGCAAAACCCCATCCTGATTTAGGTAGGCGGGGTGCAGTTTGCCCATTTGTTCCTCAATCACTCAAGTCAAATAGCATTCGAATTGCAGTTATTCACGCTAAAAATTTACAGCCCCAACAAATAGAAGAGATTGTGAAAAACTATCGAGATAAGTTCTTAGAGATGGAACCGCGAGATAGAGAAGCTGCCATCAATAAAGCTTTTTTACTTATCTTTCCTGACATTGCTCTAGAAGATGCCGCCACACTAATCGATGGTGTTCAACAAAAACTTAAGCCTGTTTTTGTTGAGCAAGGATTGATGATTGGAGAATTTCATAAGCTTACAGAAACGAGAGGTTTACATAATCCAAACTTCTATCCACTTCGTAGCCCTGTTCCCCTACTAGCTATACGTTTTATGGTTGAATCCGATTTACCTTTTCTGGTTAATGCAGACAATTTACATTTACGTATTAGATATTTGGAAGCTTATTTAAGGCACTTTGAAACACAGATGAAAGACGAAACAAAGTTAAAAACTGCTTATCAAGCATTGATTTTGGCAAGAGAAGCACTAGCAAAAGAAAATTTGGCGGATTTAGACTCCGAGTTTCTCGTAGTCTAG